The Podospora pseudopauciseta strain CBS 411.78 chromosome 2 map unlocalized CBS411.78m_2, whole genome shotgun sequence genome has a window encoding:
- the SLY1 gene encoding Vesicle trafficking between the ER and Golgi (BUSCO:EOG092619MJ; COG:U; EggNog:ENOG503NXNB) yields MAAARGNALRDKQILSIRKILNLNEALELSESDEVNANGLPVAPILKDGTPIWKVLVFDDLGRDVISPVLQVSDLRSLGVTMHMHISANRAKIPDVPAIYLVEPTPANLEAITRDLKNGLYSSVYVNFLSSIPRPLLEDFAAQTALTETSEQIAQIYDQYLNFIVTEPDLFSLGMQKQHTYWALNSAKTNDEELDRVVDRIVSGLFSVVVTLGVIPVIRCPKGAAAEVIAQRLDRKLRDHVLNSKDNLFSSQSRTPGVAAGTPTSRPVLIILDRNVDLIPMLSHSWTYQSLCFDVFRSELNRITIETPVDSNNPAKGTTKKSYDLAANDFFWAKNACLPFPQVAEDIDAELTKYKEEAEAITKKTGVTDFEDLQNDTSASAQHLKAAITLLPELRERKATLDMHMNILAAILQEIQNRKLDNYFQLEEEVAKQTKAQILEMIRTDDKGQPTDKLRLFIIWFLSTEQDVSRPEWQQFEEALVGAGCDKTCLAYIRQVRATTKMTQLTTISNQQSTGQQSGSSDLFNRFSAISTRLTDRLKETGVPTNALSSNVASLLGGIKNFLPVDRDLTVTKITESIMDPSAASSSAIAKTEHYLYFDPRSANARGTMPQPVRAATQGGAPGGLPGGPGGAPGMGASFGQRRQGFSEALVFMVGGGSMDEYGNLQEWAARGATSGDKVKKRVLYGASELINAGQFITEELNRLGKEIS; encoded by the exons ATGGCGGCGGCGCGGGGCAATGCGCTTCGCGATAAGCAGATCC TCTCGATCAGAAAGATCCTCAACTTAAATGAAGCTCTCGAGCTCAGCGAAAGCGACGAAGTCAATGCCAATGGCCTGCCCGTGGCCCCTATACTGAAGGACGGAACGCCTATCTGGAAGGTCCTTGTGTTTGAC GACCTTGGCCGTGATGTCATCAGTCCAGTACTCCAAGTGTCGGACCTGCGGTCACTGGGTGTGACGATGCATAT GCACATTTCAGCCAACAGAGCCAAAATTCCCGATGTACCAGCGATATATCTCGTCGAGCCCACACCCGCAAACCTGGAGGCGATCACGAGGGACCTCAAGAATGGGCTCTACAGCTCTGTCTATGTCAACTTCCTCTCCTCGATCCCACGGCCGCTGTTGGAAGACTTCGCTGCGCAAACAGCTCTCACGGAAACATCAGAACAGATCGCACAGATCTACGACCAGTATCTCAACTTTATCGTCACAGAACCAGATCTCTTCAGTCTAGGGATGCAAAAGCAGCACACATACTGGGCCCTGAACAGTGCCAAGACAAACGACGAAGAGCTGGATCGTGTAGTAGATCGCATTGTCAGTGGGTTGTTTAGTGTTGTGGTGACGTTAG GTGTAATCCCAGTT ATTCGTTGTCCAAAAGGTGCTGCAGCTGAGGTGATAGCTCAAAGACTGGACCGCAAGCTCCGGGACCACGTTTTGAACTCCAAAGACAACCTGTTTTCTTCTCAATCACGAACACCAGGCGTGGCGGCGGGAACACCCACGTCAAGACCTGTACTAATCATCCTTGATCGCAACGTGGACTTGATCCCCATGCTTTCTCACTCCTGGACCTACCAGAGCTTGTGTTTCGACGTCTTCAGGTCTGAGCTGAACCGCATTACGATCGAAACCCCCGTGgactccaacaaccccgccaaaGGCACCACCAAGAAAAGCTACGATTTGGCCGCCAATGACTTTTTCTGGGCCAAGAATGCCTGCCTCCCATTCCCTCAGGTCGCCGAAGACATTGATGCCGAGCTCACCAAGTACAAGGAAGAGGCagaagccatcaccaagaagacTGGAGTCACGGACTTTGAAGATCTGCAAAATGATACCAGTGCCAGCGCGCAACATCTCAAAGCAGCCATCACGCTGCTTCCCGAGCTTCGAGAACGCAAGGCCACGTTGGATATGCACATGAACATTCTTGCCGCTATTTTGCAGGAAATTCAAAACCGCAAGCTGGACAACTATTTCCAGctagaagaggaggtggccAAGCAGACCAAGGCCCAGATCTTGGAAATGATCAGAACAGACGACAAGGGTCAACCAACAGACAAGCTCCGTCTGTTTATTATCTGGTTCCTCAGCACGGAGCAGGACGTGTCCAGGCCGGAATGGCAACAGTTCGAAGAAGCCTTGGTCGGTGCTGGTTGTGACAAGACATGCCTGGCTTACATCAGACA AGTCCGAGCAACCACCAAAATGACAcagctcaccaccatcagcaacCAGCAGTCAACTGGCCAGCAATCTGGCTCTTCAGACCTTTTCAACCGCTTCTCGGCGATCTCCACCCGTCTTACTGACAGACTCAAGGAGACTGGTGTGCCGACCAACGCCCTTTCATCCAATGTTGCCTCTCTCCTCGGCGGCATCAAGAACTTCTTGCCCGTGGACCGTGATCTTACAGTAACCAAGATCACCGAATCCATCATGGACCCTTCGGCGGCCAGCTCATCGGCCATTGCCAAGACGGAGCACTACCTCTACTTTGATCCCCGGAGCGCAAACGCAAGAGGGACGATGCCACAACCGGTCCGGGCGGCAACTCAAGGCGGGGCACCCGGTGGGCTGCCCGGCGGTCCTGGAGGCGCTCCTGGAATGGGGGCAAGCTTTGGACAGCGGAGACAGGGGTTCTCGGAGGCGCTGGTGTTCATGGTGGGCGGCGGGTCCATGGATGAGTATGGCAACTTGCAGGAGTGGGCTGCGAGAGGAGCCACGAGCGGTGATAAGGTCAAGAAGAGAGTTTTGTACGGTGCAAGTGAACTGATTAATGCCGGGCAGTTTATCACCGAGGAGCTGAATAGGCTTGGGAAGGAGATTTCTTAG
- a CDS encoding uncharacterized protein (COG:S; EggNog:ENOG503NXN1), whose product MDQSHGHDSGMPDWDPNAFISNDTWDHQFMNPNLGFDQPNGGDHSFQNTEYLGSAPIHPQLSGAAEFRDFDPYLSQHNPGNLWSNSSQTEAQYGQDSAIDPSFYEEQHQHHAREPNPTTNSRFALNVPQNNDFGSHLHAPNNQEATHSLLNTPEPTQNAYAQNSMPQWHNQVAASYAPGHQYENPLAVSQAATLTPPVQNGTPSPFGSARNTAAQYQPEVPPVHHQHQQHHPQIQQQHQAVNARSVHPQFAAGINGQPQQQQQHMPVSQLPMSGVGSPHVSPQPQPAQKAMGHQLAQQAPRSQQMPQQMAQHLSPQVPHQLSPHVSQPQQVPQQAVQQNPFPKQIERAQHHQSASVQSPQSVPAQQPISQPIISHSPQPQQGLPHHQLQQQQQHQFVVQQAASPQGQKRPSDAQLVSAIATKKARIVSAGPAISNSPLPVQSQPVLFQLPVPVQQRPRNLEPAPPVCTINFEDTKLLESVRNQDTLRFPGVPNIVIGAEPVKLKKSPPTKRYVTLTARPGKAPLFPEIARGWIMAESLANHNEAYKNAKTDEERYQADTRLDVEMARAGCEMPVEWMKKVLKEHLGPRAALPAPPPEPKKTLINATEKVRLHPAHLVNKGLFEKVNNEYYLYVLEIASSLRDVLTRLKNPNQSEPRETRDPAELKLRLEQAIVAGITYGHDQVLAELIVGTIPGTAEKKQPVKKQHLAVVLCNLVIKFYNAGELNSSLTKAILKLFTRFTTMTMKLLTLVKMKQIKGVVGKKGDDETKALVARIFEIGESNPSESSDSESDADSDAREPSGKASGASKQKDSKKLSKEGSASTSSKSTNAISGSDSKKLPPTTLASKMAKPNSDSKKLPATSVSKTMAPNNSEVKKKVSSSASLPAGLKRSREDDAAGESRSSKKAATESSTSSAAGIKPPPSLLSGSKLPAANKAATAKPATTGASSTTATSSQPKARSALLLPGKTRPLTKPAPTKPEPPKPIVKPVESKAPVAKVTKPRATETPKESSSSRSAFSALMDEIHQPKKVNTPVLPTKATPEVPLNETPEERKRRLRKEERRALRLKVTFKPGDSLVQIREFAREPEEIENSVKMTGGANKYDEAESFRKVNSKLGIRAHEIEDRDWEPPVAIDFSHIPADKRTETFETRGGLKTFETDEQRFIAEHDRNELVVIYNHLNDIPPTPRSPQYEPSLSSSGSELRLPLDTPNYDEIRVRADECRKFGTRQASRFAQGRLESKTQAERVQAKAKSVQQDPNTFYSPTTAVSRDQGTYEVIVSDRLNNWRDPNPLPAPDPTKTSEERLDAVLKALDMLVRINVASVSARRAQVTSVAPAQASAPMSAIQAQVAVSAQPSAPTPATAPSQTAAAAPDYSAQWAQYYQQQAQQQAWYNQQPQGSAQAPAFAAPQAQQQAPDVAALLAQLGGQAAASQPAVQPQNAQLQAVVAALAGSNQAQGPELQAIMAALAGNNQPQNAQYVANLMEWAQSQSGAAKPTSTAAPTAAYSAAAHPAYQAQSNYGQQQQQHQGGYESRSYNQSNQSRPGNDFSASMYDEGYVPPPANNNTGGGNYGRDRDWDSNRDGPGGGGGGGGGRRNKKHKKHGGGHHDRDRDNNNKDDIPEHLRNINTRLIGTKQCAFYAKGTCAKGDKCTFRHD is encoded by the exons ATGGACCAAAGCCATGGCCACGATAGTGGCATGCCGGACTGGGACCCCAATGCCTTTATATCTAATGACACATGGGATCATCAGTTCATGAACCCGAATTTGGGCTTTGATCAACCTAACGGAGGCGACCACAGCTTCCAGAACACAGAGTACCTCGGTTCGGCACCAATACACCCGCAGCTCTCTGGTGCTGCTGAATTTCGGGATTTTGATCCGTATCTATCACAACACAACCCTGGAAACTTGTGGTCGAACTCCAGTCAGACGGAAGCCCAGTATGGACAGGATTCAGCGATCGACCCCTCATTCTATGAagaacaacatcaacatcatgcAAGAGAGCCAAACCCGACCACCAACAGCCGGTTCGCCCTCAACGTTCCCCAAAACAATGACTTTGGCTCTCATCTGCATGCCCCGAACAACCAGGAGGCGACTCACAGCCTTCTTAATACACCCGAACCCACACAAAATGCCTATGCTCAGAATTCCATGCCGCAATGGCATAATCAGGTAGCTGCAAGTTATGCCCCTGGCCACCAGTATGAGAACCCACTTGCTGTATCTCAGGCGGCAACTCTCACTCCGCCAGTTCAAAACGGCACCCCCTCTCCGTTTGGCTCTGCCCGCAACACCGCTGCGCAATATCAGCCAGAGGTACCGCCGgtacaccaccaacatcagcaacaccaccctcaaattcaacagcaacatcaagCTGTCAATGCTAGGTCTGTTCATCCTCAGTTTGCTGCGGGCATTAATGGgcaaccacaacagcagcagcagcatatGCCTGTTAGCCAGCTGCCCATGTCCGGTGTTGGCAGCCCCCATGTATCACCCCAGCCACAGCCTGCCCAGAAAGCCATGGGACATCAACTGGCGCAACAAGCCCCGCGCTCCCAGCAAATGCCACAACAGATGGCCCAACATCTGTCTCCACAAGTACCGCACCAGCTATCGCCACACGTATCACAACCCCAGCAGGTGCCTCAGCAAGCGGTCCAACAAAATCCATTCCCCAAGCAAATCGAGCGCgctcagcatcatcaaagcGCCTCCGTTCAATCTCCTCAGTCTGTTCCTGCTCAGCAGCCGATAAGTCAGCCTATCATCAGTCACTCACCACAGCCTCAACAGGGTTTGCCTCATCACCagttgcagcagcagcagcaacatcagTTCGTAGTGCAACAAGCGGCGTCTCCGCAGGGTCAAAAGCGGCCGTCCGATGCCCAACTTGTGTCTGCCATTGCAACCAAAAAGGCCAGAATAGTATCTGCGGGACCAGCCATCTCGAACTCGCCCTTGCCAGTGCAGTCCCAGCCAGTGTTGTTCCAACTACCAGTGCCGGTGCAACAACGACCGCGCAATCTTGAGCCTGCTCCGCCGGTTTGCACCATCAACTTTGAAGACACCAAGCTTCTGGAGTCTGTTCGGAATCAAGATACGCTTAGGTTCCCTGGTGTTCCTAATATCGTGATCGGCGCAGAGCCGGTTAAGCTGAAGAAGAGCCCTCCAACAAAACGATATGTGACCCTCACTGCGAGACCTGGAAAGGCACCTCTCTTCCCTGAGATTGCTCGCGGCTGGATCATGGCTGAGAGTTTGGCTAACCACAACGAAGCCTACAAGAATGCAAAGACTGACGAGGAACGGTATCAGGCCGATACTCGACTTGATGTGGAGATGGCTAGGGCGGGCTGTGAAATGCCGGTGGAATGGATGAAGAAAGTGCTCAAAGAGCATTTGGGACCTAGG GCTGCTCTTCCAGCTCCGCCACCCGAGCCAAAAAAGACGCTTATCAACGCGACTGAGAAAGTTCGGCTTCACCCTGCTCATCTGGTGAACAAGGGCTTGTTCGAAAAGGTCAATAACGAGTATTATCTATATGTGCTTGAAATTGCGTCTTCGTTGAGAGATGTACTCACTCGGCTCAAGAACCCCAACCAATCTGAGCCCAGAGAGACCAGAGATCCAGCAGAGCTGAAGCTGAGGCTCGAGCAGGCAATTGTGGCGGGGATTACATACGGCCATGATCAGGTGTTGGCAGAGTTGATCGTTGGGACTATCCCTGGGACTGCTGAGAAGAAGCAACCAGTGAAGAAGCAACATTTGGCAGTGGTGTTGTGCAACTTGGTCATCAAGTTTTACAACGCCGGTGAACTAAACTCGTCGCTGACCAAGGCAATCTTGAAGCTCTTCACCAGGTTCACAACCATGACAATGAAGCTGCTGACCCTGGTAAAGATGAAGCAGATCAAAGGCgtggtggggaagaagggcgaCGACGAGACAAAAGCACTGGTTGCTCGCATTTTCGAAATCGGAGAGAGCAACCCAAGTGAATCAAGCGACAGCGAGAGCGACGCCGACTCTGACGCGCGAGAACCTAGTGGAAAAGCTAGTGGGGCGTCAAAGCAGAAGGACAGCAAGAAACTGTCCAAGGAGGGCTCAGCTTCAACCAGCTCCAAGTCAACAAACGCAATTTCTGGCAGCGACTCCAAAAAGTTGCCCCCCACAACGTTAGCTTCCAAAATGGCTAAACCCAACAGCGACAGCAAAAAATTGCCTGCAACCTCAGTGTCCAAGACGATGGCGCCTAATAATAgtgaggtgaagaagaaggtatCATCGTCAGCCTCGCTGCCTGCTGGACTCAAACGTTCGCGTgaagatgatgctgctggcgaGTCGCGCTCTTCTAAGAAGGCGGCGACTGAAAGTAGCACTTCCTCCGCTGCTGGCATAAAACCTCCGCCGTCATTGTTGTCTGGTAGTAAACTGCCTGCTGCCAACAAGGCTGCCACCGCCAAACCTGCCACCACTGGTGCTTCGTctacaacagcaacaagctcCCAACCTAAAGCCCGGTCTGCCCTCCTGCTTCCTGGAAAAACCCGCCCACTCACAAAGCCCGCACCCACCAAGCCTGAGCCTCCCAAGCCCATTGTCAAGCCTGTCGAGTCCAAGGCTCCAGTGGCAAAGGTTACCAAGCCTAGAGCTACCGAGACTCCCAAGGAGAGCTCGTCATCTAGATCTGCCTTCTCTGCTTTGATGGATGAAATTCACCAGCCCAAGAAGGTCAACACGCCAGTTCTGCCCACCAAGGCCACTCCAGAGGTTCCGTTGAACGAGACTCCTGAGGAACGCAAGCGTCGTCTGCGGAAGGAAGAGCGACGTGCACTGAGACTCAAGGTTACTTTCAAGCCTGGCGATAGTCTGGTACAGATCCGCGAGTTTGCTCGTGAGCCCGAGGAAATCGAGAACAGTGTCAAGATGACCGGTGGCGCCAACAAGTACGACGAAGCCGAGAGCTTCCGTAAGGTCAATAGCAAACTCGGCATCAGAGCCCACGAAATCGAGGACCGCGACTGGGAGCCACCCGTTGCTATTGACTTTTCCCACATCCCTGCCGACAAACGTACCGAAACTTTTGAGACTCGCGGTGGGCTTAAGACCTTTGAGACGGACGAGCAGCGCTTCATTGCCGAGCATGACCGCAACGAGTTGGTCGTGATatacaaccacctcaacGACATACCTCCCACCCCACGTTCGCCACAATACGAGCCCAGCCTTAGCAGTTCCGGTTCCGAGTTGCGCTTGCCTCTCGACACTCCTAACTACGACGAGATCAGAGTGCGCGCTGATGAGTGCAGAAAGTTCGGCACCCGCCAAGCTTCCCGCTTTGCGCAAGGCCGCCTCGAAAGCAAGACACAAGCTGAGAGAGTGCAGGCAAAAGCCAAGTCGGTCCAACAAGATCCCAATACATTCTACAGCCCGACAACTGCTGTTAGTCGCGATCAAGGGACCTACGAGGTTATTGTTTCGGATCGCCTCAACAATTGGAGAGATCCCAACCCGCTTCCGGCTCCTGATCCAACCAAGACTTCAGAGGAAAGACTCGACGCCGTACTTAAGGCTTTGGATATGCTAGTGAGAATCAACGTTGCTTCTGTGTCTGCTCGGAGAGCGCAAGTGACATCAGTCGCCCCTGCTCAAGCTAGTGCTCCTATGAGTGCGATCCAAGCGCAGGTTGCGGTGTCTGCGCAGCCTTCAGCCCCAACGCCAGCAACTGCTCCTTCACAAACCgcagctgctgctcccgATTATTCTGCGCAATGGGCTCAGTACTATCAACAGCAAGCTCAGCAACAGGCTTGGTACAATCAGCAACCACAAGGCTCGGCACAGGCACCGGCATTTGCTGCTCCCCAAGCTCAACAGCAGGCGCCTGATGTCGCTGCCCTTCTCGCTCAGCTAGGTGGTcaagctgctgcttctcAACCAGCAGTTCAACCCCAAAACGCCCAGCTCCAGGCTGTTGTCGCCGCACTCGCTGGTAGCAACCAAGCCCAGGGCCCCGAACTCCAGGCCATCATGGCTGCGCTCGCCGGAAACAACCAGCCTCAAAATGCTCAGTATGTCGCCAATCTAATGGAGTGGGCGCAGAGTCAATCTGGCGCCGCGAAGCCGacttcaacagcagccccGACTGCCGCCTACAGTGCTGCCGCCCACCCTGCCTACCAAGCTCAGTCGAACTAcggccagcaacagcagcagcaccagggTGGCTATGAGTCCCGCTCCTACAATCAGTCCAACCAAAGCCGTCCCGGCAACGacttctccgcctccatGTATGACGAGGGATACGTCCCTCCTCCTGCGAACAACAACACTGGTGGCGGCAACTATGGCCGTGATCGTGATTGGGATAGTAATCGGGATGGtcctggcggcggtggcggtggtggcggtggtcgCCGTAACAAGAAGCACAAGAAGCACGGCGGTGGTCATCACGATAGGGACAGggataacaacaacaaggacGACATCCCTGAGCACCTCCGTAATATCAACACCCGGCTTATCGGCACGAAGCAATGCGCATTTTATGCCAAGGGGACCTGCGCTAAAGGGGACAAGTGCACTTTTAGGCACGATTAA
- a CDS encoding uncharacterized protein (EggNog:ENOG503NY1N; COG:D; COG:P): MLQAVGNAHDNHFMTSESNSVASLARALHDGKKHLLLAASGSVATIKLPVIVEALAPYAANLSIRIILTKSASEFLNGQSDEQPTVSSLLHLPNVDAVYRDEDEWGPQPWKRGASILHIEFVTFYPWTYSEDVGDLIQLDWDGVLTVGIGADMLVIAPLSANTLAKIVNGMSDNLLTSVIRAWDTDGSIDLKKKYIAVAPAMNSAMWRHPITAKQIRTLREEWGVRETLLDPDGAARLIDGWFQVIPPISKTLACGDTGDGAMAKVETIRDVIVHRMNLTWPHAH; this comes from the exons ATGCTGCAGGCAGTCGGCAACGCCCACGACAACCACTTCATGACTTCTGAATCCAATTCTGTCGCCTCACTAGCGCGAGCTCTTCATGATGGGAAGAAGCATCTGCTTCTTGC AGCGTCGGGTTCTGTAGCCACAATCAAAC TCCCCGTCATCGTCGAAGCCCTCGCGCCATATGCAGCTAATCTTTCGATTCGTATCATCCTGACCAAATCCGCCAGCGAGTTCCTCAACGGCCAAAGTGATGAGCAGCCTACCGTCTCGTCCCTGCTTCATCTGCCCAATGTCGACGCAGTCTATCGAGACGAGGATGAGTGGGGGCCGCAGCCTTGGAAGAGGGGAGCGAGTATATTGCATATCGAGTTTGTGACCTTTTACCCCTGGACTT ACTCCGAAGATGTGGGTGATCTTATTCAGTTGGATTGGGACGGGGTGCTGACGGTAGGAATAGGGGCTGATATGCTTGTCATTGCTC CTCTAAGTGCAAACACCCTCGCCAAG ATCGTTAACGGCATGTCTGACAACCTT CTCACATCCGTTATACGAGCCTGGGATACCGACGGTTCGATTGATCTCAAAAAGAAATACATTGCCGTTGCGCCAGCCATGAACTCG GCCATGTGGAGACACCCCATCACAGCAAAGCAGATTCGCACCTTACGGGAGGAGTGGGGCGTCAGAGAGACACTGCTCGACCCAGACGGAGCTGCGAGACTGATCGATGGTTGGTTTCAAGTTATCCCG CCCATCTCCAA GACCCTCGCTTGCGGCGATACAGGAGATG GCGCCATGGCAAAGGTTGAGACAATCCGCGATGTCATTGTACACAGAATGAACTTGACATGGCCGCATGCCCATTGA